A region of the Pseudomonas silesiensis genome:
ACCGTTATCACCCGCGCTGGCGGGAAGTGCGCGATGCCGATAAATACTCGCGCCTGCGGGACTTCGGACGCGCCTTGCCCAAGCTGCGCCGACAGCTGGAAACGCTGTTGGCGGCACCGGGTTTCAGCCGGGACAAGGTCATGGCCACGGTCATTACCTTGCTCGATGCGACCTTGATCCGCGTCGGCAATACGCAGTACGCGCGGGATAACCGCTCCTACGGCCTGACCACCCTGCGCAGGCGTCACGTCGAGGTCAATGGCAGTGCGATCCTGTTCCAGTTCCGCGGCAAAAGCGGCGTCGAACACCAGATCACCGTGAAAGACCGGCGCCTGGCGCGGATCATCAAGCGCTGCCAGGAAATTCCCGGGCAAAACCTGTTCCAGTATCTCGATGAGAACGGCGAGCGGCATAGCATCAACTCCTCCGACGTCAACACCTACCTGCAAACCCTGACCGGCGCCGATTTCACCGCCAAGGACTACCGCACCTGGGCGGGCAGTGTCCTGGCGCTGTCGGTCTTGCGTCAATTGCAATGGCAGCCGGAGTCGGACGCCAAGCGCCATGTGGTGGAAATGGTGAAGAACGTCGCCCGGCAACTGGGCAACACCCCGGCGGTCTGCCGCAAGTGCTACATCCACCCGGCGGTGCTCGACGGGTTTCTGCTGGGGGCCCTGGCCGAGTTGCCGCGCCCGAGAACGCGCAAGGGACTCAGGGCCGAGGAAGTCGGACTGGCGATTTTTCTGGAGAAAATGGCGTCGATCCAACCGACGAACTGACAGTTGTTTTTTTGCATGATCGCAAATGGCTTCTATGCTTGTTCTGGACACGTATCAGCTGCGGTGACGCCATGGAAGACATTTTCGTTGTGAAGCGCTGCAACAGGACCATCATCAATGGCCGCCGAGCCGGGGAAACCAGTCATCTACCCCCTGACGCCGCCGTCTGGTACCGCATTATCGACACCCGCACCCGCGGCTTCATGGGCGACGGCTTCGATCGGGAAGAAGAGGCC
Encoded here:
- a CDS encoding DNA topoisomerase IB — protein: MPDTVLPDVLPPDLHYVDDTLPGITRRKLRGKFCYFDFAGQRITDPDEIKRINALAVPPAYTDVWICADPRGHLQATGRDARGRKQYRYHPRWREVRDADKYSRLRDFGRALPKLRRQLETLLAAPGFSRDKVMATVITLLDATLIRVGNTQYARDNRSYGLTTLRRRHVEVNGSAILFQFRGKSGVEHQITVKDRRLARIIKRCQEIPGQNLFQYLDENGERHSINSSDVNTYLQTLTGADFTAKDYRTWAGSVLALSVLRQLQWQPESDAKRHVVEMVKNVARQLGNTPAVCRKCYIHPAVLDGFLLGALAELPRPRTRKGLRAEEVGLAIFLEKMASIQPTN